Proteins encoded within one genomic window of Gloeobacter kilaueensis JS1:
- the groES gene encoding co-chaperone GroES, translated as MATIALAATTLRPLGDRVLVKVVEKEERTAGGILLPDTAKEKPQTGEVVAVGPGRVKDDGTRVSPEVKVGDTVLYGKYSGTDLKLGDTEYVLVAEKDILAVVA; from the coding sequence ATGGCAACGATTGCGTTGGCTGCAACGACGCTGCGTCCTTTGGGCGATCGCGTCCTGGTCAAAGTCGTAGAAAAAGAAGAGCGCACCGCCGGTGGCATCCTGCTGCCGGATACGGCCAAAGAAAAGCCCCAGACCGGCGAAGTGGTCGCGGTCGGGCCTGGCCGGGTCAAAGATGACGGCACGCGGGTCAGCCCGGAAGTCAAGGTGGGCGATACCGTTCTGTACGGCAAGTACAGCGGCACGGACCTCAAGCTCGGCGATACCGAGTACGTGCTGGTGGCAGAGAAGGACATTCTGGCTGTAGTTGCTTAG
- the lipA gene encoding lipoyl synthase, producing MTAKPDWLRVKAPQRERVGAVQSILRDLSLNTVCEEASCPNIGECFKAGTATFLIMGPACTRACPYCDIDFEKHPQPLDPTEPTRLAEAVRRLGLRHVVITSVNRDDLPEGGATQFACCIAQVRALMPETTIEVLIPDFCGSEDALSIVIAAGPEVINHNTETVPRLYRRVRPQGDYQRTLRLLERVRRSAPHLYTKSGIMVGLGESEAEVLETMADLRAVHCDILTIGQYLQPTPKHLKVESFVPPETFERWRLAGEQMGFLQVVSSPLTRSSYHAEQVQALMRSHPRTPKIGTL from the coding sequence ATGACAGCCAAACCGGACTGGCTCAGGGTAAAAGCGCCCCAGCGCGAGCGCGTCGGCGCAGTCCAGTCGATCCTGCGGGATCTGAGCCTCAACACCGTCTGCGAAGAAGCTTCCTGCCCGAATATTGGCGAGTGTTTCAAAGCCGGAACGGCGACGTTTCTCATCATGGGTCCGGCCTGCACCCGCGCCTGCCCCTACTGCGACATCGACTTTGAAAAGCATCCCCAGCCGCTCGATCCCACAGAACCAACCCGCCTTGCGGAGGCAGTCCGCCGCCTCGGCCTGCGCCACGTCGTCATCACCTCCGTCAACCGCGACGACCTGCCGGAGGGCGGAGCCACCCAGTTCGCCTGCTGCATCGCCCAGGTGCGTGCACTCATGCCCGAGACCACGATCGAGGTCTTGATCCCCGATTTTTGCGGCTCAGAAGACGCCCTTTCGATCGTGATCGCAGCCGGGCCGGAGGTGATCAATCACAACACCGAGACCGTCCCCCGCCTCTACCGGCGGGTGCGGCCCCAGGGGGACTACCAGCGCACGCTGAGGCTCCTCGAACGGGTCCGCCGCAGCGCCCCCCACCTCTACACCAAGTCCGGGATCATGGTCGGCCTCGGCGAAAGCGAAGCGGAAGTCCTCGAAACGATGGCCGACCTGCGCGCCGTCCACTGCGACATCCTTACGATTGGCCAGTACCTGCAGCCTACCCCCAAACATCTCAAAGTCGAGAGCTTTGTTCCCCCCGAAACCTTCGAGCGCTGGCGGCTCGCCGGGGAGCAGATGGGCTTTCTGCAGGTGGTCTCCTCTCCCCTTACCCGCAGCTCCTACCACGCCGAACAGGTGCAGGCGCTGATGCGCAGCCACCCCCGCACTCCTAAAATTGGCACTCTTTGA
- a CDS encoding YdcF family protein — MSDPSLCLRPPELWTVLTSALMQWLSEPLLVVLPLALLIALPWFIRPLPFKRWLSAVPAVVLLAYIGCTAPPLLAFANRRLMHFEAAGTAIPADAIVVLGRGIEFQATRVDLAAQLWQAGRAPRIFTSGRGDADSMLAALRAKGVPASDLQAEECSRTTEENAQFTALRLKPEGVRRIVLITDAPHMKRSLDIFQKAGFAVVPAMSPIPPQLSEQHKRLLILREFAGWLLYRLSG, encoded by the coding sequence GTGAGCGACCCGTCGCTTTGTCTGCGTCCGCCGGAATTGTGGACGGTGCTGACATCGGCGCTGATGCAGTGGTTGAGCGAGCCGCTTCTGGTCGTTCTGCCCCTCGCCCTGCTCATCGCCCTTCCCTGGTTCATCCGTCCGCTGCCCTTCAAGCGGTGGCTGAGTGCTGTGCCTGCGGTCGTACTGCTCGCCTACATCGGCTGCACGGCACCGCCGCTTTTGGCCTTTGCCAATCGCCGCTTGATGCACTTTGAGGCGGCAGGCACCGCCATCCCTGCCGATGCGATCGTCGTCCTGGGTCGGGGCATCGAATTTCAGGCCACCCGCGTCGATCTCGCAGCCCAGCTCTGGCAGGCTGGCCGCGCCCCGCGCATCTTCACAAGCGGTCGCGGTGACGCCGACTCGATGCTTGCCGCTCTGCGGGCAAAAGGCGTCCCGGCCTCGGACCTGCAGGCGGAGGAGTGCTCGCGCACCACCGAAGAAAACGCCCAGTTTACCGCCCTTCGCCTCAAGCCGGAGGGGGTGCGGCGGATCGTGCTCATCACCGACGCCCCCCACATGAAGCGCTCGCTCGACATCTTTCAAAAAGCCGGTTTTGCCGTTGTCCCTGCGATGAGCCCGATCCCGCCCCAGCTATCGGAGCAGCACAAGCGCCTGCTCATCCTGCGGGAATTTGCGGGCTGGCTGCTCTACCGCCTCAGTGGCTGA
- a CDS encoding Uma2 family endonuclease, which produces MTKAQLRIWTVEEYHRMIDAGILTGADTVELLAGQIVQMAPQKSLHAATLSRAADSLREQLGGAIQVRLQLPVTLLPDSEPEPDIAVVRPDSRYYLAGHPGPADILLLVEVSDSTLDYDRGQKARIYARSGIGEYWIVDIPGERLIVLREADAAGYRQESVLTLQETVIPLNFPAVSLTVAALFP; this is translated from the coding sequence ATGACGAAGGCGCAGCTGAGAATCTGGACCGTCGAGGAGTATCACCGAATGATCGACGCCGGCATTCTTACAGGCGCAGACACCGTTGAACTGCTCGCAGGACAGATCGTCCAGATGGCTCCGCAAAAATCGCTCCACGCTGCCACCCTCAGCCGGGCTGCCGACTCTCTGCGCGAACAACTGGGAGGGGCCATCCAGGTGCGGTTGCAGTTGCCCGTCACCCTCCTCCCCGACTCAGAACCGGAGCCGGACATCGCCGTCGTTCGCCCCGACAGCCGCTACTACCTCGCAGGCCATCCCGGTCCCGCCGACATCTTGCTCCTCGTTGAAGTCTCCGATTCGACTTTAGATTATGACCGTGGGCAAAAGGCGCGGATCTACGCTCGCTCTGGCATCGGCGAGTACTGGATCGTGGATATTCCTGGCGAGCGGCTCATCGTCCTGCGCGAAGCGGATGCCGCCGGCTACCGGCAGGAATCTGTTCTTACCCTCCAGGAGACGGTGATCCCCCTCAACTTTCCAGCCGTTTCCCTGACGGTAGCGGCCCTGTTCCCCTGA
- the mutS gene encoding DNA mismatch repair protein MutS, translated as MAISTDSLSQWDFRRLERSRLTPMLQQYIDVKAQYPHCLLLYRMGDFYETFLADAEVVARELEIVLTSRHAGETIGRVPMAGIPHHALERYCAELIDRGFAVVICDQMESPEEAKERARQAKVTNRRSKADAGALLLPLELEGGEEGQSATDESGLVRRAVTRVLTPGTVLEEQLLVSKKNNYLVALVQAADSWGLAFADVSTGEFQVTQLEGVEPLVQELLRLQPAEVLLSADAPDPLVLLRPGEASSERPDYLPSQFCYTLRPRRHFDFDEARRLLLETFRVRSLEGFGCEQLPLAIRAAGGLVQHLQETQKGVTIPLDRIRTYALSQYLILDHQTRRNLELTQTVRDGMLHGSLLWALDRTRTAMGARTLRRWLLQPLLDLQRICRRQDSIAELVDNTLLRERLQRLLESIYDLERLAGRCGSGTANARDLVALGESLLKLPALAEAVAEATSPYLKALQNLPAQLEQLGSKLRRTIVDNPPLILSEGGLIREGVDDDLEALRRQLSADRQWLVDLEARERARTGIQTLKVGFNKAFGYYLSISRGKADLAPADYQRKQTLTGEERYITPELKERENRILNAQQQNNQLEYDIFNQLRQEAGCHVDSLRLTARRVAALDALASLAEVAVYCDYCRPQLSKDHEIAIVGGRHPVIEQVIPAGFFVPNDTHLGGLEAPELVILTGPNMSGKSSYIRQVALIQLLAQVGSFVPASSARLGVSDRIFTRVGAVDDLATGQSTFMVEMTETANILNHATARSLVLLDEIGRGTATFDGLAIAWAVAEYLADQIHCRTIFATHYHELNELATVLANVANYQVTVQELADRIVFLHRVSPGGADRSYGIEVGRLAGLPPAVISRARTVLAQVEQHSQIALGLRDPGRAAPALD; from the coding sequence ATGGCCATATCGACCGATAGCCTTTCTCAGTGGGACTTTCGCCGCCTGGAGCGCAGTCGGCTCACACCGATGCTCCAGCAGTACATAGATGTCAAGGCGCAGTACCCCCACTGCCTGCTGCTGTACCGGATGGGCGATTTTTATGAAACTTTTTTGGCGGATGCGGAGGTGGTGGCGCGGGAGCTGGAGATTGTGCTCACCAGCCGCCACGCCGGTGAGACGATTGGCCGGGTGCCGATGGCCGGCATTCCGCACCACGCCCTAGAGCGCTACTGCGCCGAACTCATCGACAGAGGCTTCGCCGTCGTCATCTGCGATCAGATGGAATCTCCCGAGGAGGCGAAGGAGCGCGCCAGACAGGCAAAGGTGACCAACCGCCGCTCGAAGGCGGACGCCGGTGCGCTGCTGTTGCCTCTGGAACTGGAAGGCGGGGAGGAAGGCCAGAGTGCCACCGACGAAAGTGGGCTGGTCCGCCGGGCCGTCACCCGTGTGCTCACCCCCGGTACGGTACTCGAAGAGCAGTTGCTGGTGAGCAAAAAAAACAACTATCTCGTGGCGCTGGTGCAGGCAGCCGATAGCTGGGGGCTGGCCTTTGCGGACGTCTCGACCGGTGAATTTCAGGTGACGCAACTGGAGGGCGTCGAGCCGCTGGTGCAGGAGCTGTTGCGCCTGCAGCCCGCCGAGGTGCTCCTGAGCGCCGACGCGCCGGATCCGCTCGTGCTGCTGCGTCCGGGCGAGGCCAGCAGCGAGCGGCCCGACTATCTGCCTTCCCAGTTCTGCTATACGCTCAGGCCCCGCCGCCACTTCGACTTCGACGAGGCGCGGCGGTTGCTCCTTGAAACCTTTCGGGTGCGCTCCCTCGAAGGCTTTGGCTGCGAGCAGTTGCCCCTCGCGATTCGGGCAGCGGGCGGCCTGGTGCAGCACCTGCAGGAGACCCAAAAAGGCGTCACCATTCCCCTCGATCGCATCCGCACCTACGCTCTGAGCCAGTACCTCATCCTCGATCACCAGACGCGCCGCAACCTCGAACTCACCCAGACCGTGCGCGACGGAATGCTGCACGGATCGCTACTGTGGGCGCTGGATCGCACCCGCACGGCGATGGGAGCACGAACCCTCAGGCGCTGGTTGTTGCAGCCGCTATTGGACCTCCAGCGCATCTGCCGCCGCCAGGATTCGATCGCTGAGCTGGTGGACAATACTTTGCTGCGCGAGCGGTTGCAGCGCCTTCTCGAATCGATCTACGACCTGGAGCGGCTGGCGGGCCGCTGCGGCTCGGGGACTGCCAACGCCCGCGATCTGGTCGCTCTGGGCGAGTCGCTGCTCAAGCTGCCGGCTCTGGCTGAGGCGGTGGCCGAGGCCACCAGCCCCTATCTCAAGGCATTGCAGAACCTGCCCGCCCAGCTGGAGCAGTTGGGCAGCAAGTTGCGCCGGACGATCGTGGACAATCCGCCTCTTATCTTGAGCGAGGGCGGGCTCATCCGCGAGGGGGTAGACGACGATCTCGAAGCCCTGCGCCGCCAGCTCAGCGCCGATCGCCAGTGGCTCGTCGATCTCGAAGCGCGCGAGCGGGCCCGCACCGGCATCCAGACCCTCAAAGTCGGCTTCAACAAAGCCTTTGGCTATTACCTTTCGATCTCGCGGGGCAAAGCCGATCTCGCTCCCGCCGATTACCAGCGCAAGCAGACCCTCACCGGTGAAGAGCGCTACATCACCCCCGAACTCAAGGAGCGCGAGAACCGCATCCTCAACGCCCAGCAGCAGAACAACCAGCTCGAATACGACATCTTCAACCAGTTGCGCCAGGAGGCGGGCTGCCACGTCGATAGCCTGCGGCTTACCGCCCGCCGGGTGGCTGCCCTCGACGCCCTCGCAAGCCTGGCCGAGGTGGCGGTCTACTGCGACTACTGCCGTCCGCAGCTGAGCAAGGACCACGAGATCGCGATCGTCGGTGGCCGCCATCCGGTGATCGAGCAGGTGATCCCGGCGGGTTTTTTTGTACCCAACGACACCCACCTGGGCGGCCTCGAAGCGCCGGAACTGGTAATTCTCACCGGTCCCAACATGTCCGGCAAATCGAGCTATATCCGCCAGGTGGCCCTGATTCAGCTGCTGGCGCAGGTGGGTTCCTTCGTCCCGGCAAGCAGCGCCCGACTGGGGGTGAGCGACCGCATCTTTACCAGGGTCGGGGCCGTAGACGACCTGGCCACCGGTCAATCGACGTTTATGGTCGAGATGACCGAAACGGCCAATATCTTGAACCACGCCACCGCCCGCTCGCTGGTACTGCTCGACGAGATTGGCCGGGGAACGGCCACCTTCGACGGCCTCGCCATCGCCTGGGCCGTAGCCGAGTACCTGGCAGACCAGATCCACTGCCGGACGATCTTTGCCACCCACTACCACGAGCTGAACGAACTGGCCACAGTGCTCGCCAACGTCGCCAACTACCAGGTCACCGTCCAGGAACTGGCCGATCGAATCGTCTTTTTGCACCGGGTCAGCCCCGGCGGCGCGGATCGCTCCTACGGCATCGAGGTCGGACGGCTGGCGGGCTTGCCCCCGGCTGTGATCTCCCGCGCCCGCACCGTGCTTGCCCAGGTCGAACAGCACTCGCAGATTGCCCTGGGCCTGCGCGATCCGGGTCGGGCCGCTCCGGCACTAGACTGA